The sequence CACCTGCTCGATGCGCGAGGCGGCGATGCGCTCCAGCGCCGGTCCCGAGAGCACGGGGTGGGAGGCGCAGGCGTACACCTTGGTGGCGCCCGCGTCCAGCAGGGCGTCGGCGGTCTTGACCAGCGTCCCGGCGGTGTCGATGAGGTCGTCGATGATCAAGCAGGTGCGCCCCTTGACGTCGCCGATGACGTGCATGACCTCGGCCACGTTCATCTCCACGCGGCGCTTGTCCACGATGGCCAGGGCGGAATCCATCTTCTTGGCGAAGAAGCGGGCGCGCTCCACGCCCCCGGCGTCGGGGGAGACCACGGTCAGGTTGGGCAGGTTCAGCTCGCGGAAGTACGAGACCAGCACGGGCGAGGCGAACAGGTGGTCCACCGGGATGTTGAAGAAGCCCTGGATCTGGGGAGCGTGCAGGTCCACCACCAGGGCGCGGTCGGCGCCGGCGGTGGTCAGCAGGTCGGCCATCAGCTTGGAGGAGATGGGCACGCGCGGCTTGTCCTTGCGGTCCTGGCGGGCATAGCCGAAGTAGGGGATCACCGGAGTGATGCGGCGCGCCGAGGCCCGCTTGAGGGCGTCGATCATCAGCAGCAGCTCGATGAGGTGGTGGTCCACGGGATTGCAGGTGGGCTGCACCACGAAGACGTCGGCGCCGCGCACGTTCTCCAGGATCTGCACGTAGACCTCGCCGTCGGAGAAGCGCGTGACCTTGGACTGGCCCCGCGGCATCTGCAGGAAGGCGCAGATCTCGTCGGCCAGCGGCTGGTTGGCGGTGCCGCCGAAGATCTTGAACTTGTCGTCGCGGCGCGGCTTGGCGGGCTTGCGCTCCACCTTGGGCTGCGTCCCTTGCTGGCTCTTCTTCTCGGTCGTGGTTGCGACACTAGTAGCCATGGCGTCCCTCGCGGCTGCGGAAGTCGGTTCCTTCTCCAGCGTGCTGGGCTTGGTCTGCATTCGAACAGCTCTTAGCTCTTAGCCTTTAGGCCTTTCGCCCTACCGTGGGCTCGCCAGCAACCCTGATCCCTCGCG is a genomic window of Terriglobales bacterium containing:
- a CDS encoding ribose-phosphate pyrophosphokinase, with the protein product MATSVATTTEKKSQQGTQPKVERKPAKPRRDDKFKIFGGTANQPLADEICAFLQMPRGQSKVTRFSDGEVYVQILENVRGADVFVVQPTCNPVDHHLIELLLMIDALKRASARRITPVIPYFGYARQDRKDKPRVPISSKLMADLLTTAGADRALVVDLHAPQIQGFFNIPVDHLFASPVLVSYFRELNLPNLTVVSPDAGGVERARFFAKKMDSALAIVDKRRVEMNVAEVMHVIGDVKGRTCLIIDDLIDTAGTLVKTADALLDAGATKVYACASHPVLSGPALERIAASRIEQV